The nucleotide sequence TCCCTTTTCTACAGGGCTGCTGTGTGGAGTTGGAAAAGGTTGTAGGAGAGCCATGCATGGAGCAGGAGAGATGCTCACAGCCCCCTCGCCCCTGGATACCAGAGCACATGTTGCAGAGGTGGCTTCAAAACCACAAGCAGTTCCTTCCCTTCGGGGCTGCGAGGCTCTTGCCAAGGGCCACACTGGTTTCTTTCCAGCTGTGGGTGTTTCTGGGCAGTGTCAGCTCACGGTacagcctggagaggagcacAGGGGCACTCCGTGAATCGCTGCCTAGAGGGAATGAATACATCCTTCCCAACAGGTTGTGTGTGAATTAGAGCTAAGCTGGGTTGGCTGCCTTCAGACAGCAGCCACGGTGCAGCTGTGGATCAAGGAGGCTGCTCGCGGTGAGATGCCCTGCAATGATTTCCTGCTGTGATCTGCCCATGGGGATACTGGATGAATCCAGCAAGGAGAGCTCTCTCATACACTCTTGTAATGTTAACTGTAAATTGAAAGTAAGCTCCCCAAGTTAGGGCATTGCAGAAAATTCCACCTTGCCACATCTTTGGTGCTCTAGATGTCAGACCTGCAGGTTGTACCTGTGGGTGTGGCTCAGTTAGCAGATCCTCTTGGCACCTAAGTGGGAACCTCACCAACTCTGTACTAAGGGctaaataaatgtgttttcttgaGACTATACTGAATTGTGACATAAATGggattatttttgcctttttttgcaGAATTCAGTGTTCTCTCCCAGCCCTGTTCTCCCCAGCTGTCCTCCAAGATTGTGTCCTTTATCCTTTGGCGAAGGAGTTGAGTTTGACCCTTTACCACCAAAGGAAATAAGGTAAATACTGTGTTACAGTCAACTACTTCTGAAGAAGTTAGCATGTAAAGGAGTAGTTAGGCCTTATCAGTCCCTGTGAGTCAAATCAATTTGTTTGCAAAGCTATTGTTCCATGCAGCTGTACATTCCTGGACATTTTTACAGACTGAAGGAGTGTTCAGCCTCTTTTAATCCCATGTGtgatggttgttttttgttgttttttttccaggaagattTCCCTGTATTTTACTTTCCTGCTTTTACTTCATTGCACTGCTTCAAACTGTTGCCTTTCAACTGATTAACTAGAAGGTCATCATGAGGGAAGCTCTTCAAAGCAGATATCTTTCTAGGACTGTTTTATTAGGGGGAAGGACTTTTGCATTTCTAACTTCTGTCTTATTAGCTGTGGCTGGTGTTGGCTGGTGTGTGCACTAAAAGAAAAGTTAATATTAAAAGAGTGCacaattactattttttaatacactgCATCACTTGGCAGCCTGTGAGTTATTCTTTTGAACATCATGACTTCCAGTAATGAGAAGTGAAGGCTCCCTGTTGATTACTGTGCAAGCAGAGGTGGACTGATAAAATCAAACAGAAGCCTGATGCAGGGGAGAGTAGAGAGTGCTGGTTGCCCTGGCTGGAACCAAAGGCACTTGAGCAGTGTGAAGGAGCTAACAGAGCTGTCACAGCGTGAAGATGAAAACTTTGTTTTGCAGGCACAGAGGATTTCCTTGCCAGCAGAGTATGAGGTGTAAATTGTAGTATTTTCCTGCCAGTTGAATCTTTAGAGTGCCCCATGCCAGGAGTGATAGCAGGGAACTCCTGCGGGACTCTTGGCGGAGGAGAACTGATAAAATAACGTGTGCTTCCATGAGCTTGGTGCTCTGAGGAATTGGGATGCTCGTGTGCAAACCCTAATTGTGGATTTGGGCCTCTGAGTTTAGGCACTGGAGTTTGAAGGAGGTTCTGAGCTTCTTAAAGCTCAGGCTTAAAAGGATGGACACAAAGGTTGAGAAGCTGTTTGGTAGTGCTGGCAGCTGGACCaggcagtgacaggaccagcTGTGCTCTAACGTAAGGCTGGTCCTTACCTGAACGGGACAGTGTCTGCCTGGTGTGGTGGGTCCTGTGCTGAGGTGGCAGCTGCAGGTCTGAGGAGCTGCCCTGATACCCCATGGCTGTATTTTCCAGAGGATTCAGCCTCctactgcagagcagagctcacaCACGTGTCTCTTGTATCTCAGGTACACATCCTCAGTTAAATACGACTCAGAGAAGCACTTCATTGATGACGTCTACATGCCAGTGGGCTTGAGCGTGTCATCCTGCAGTCAGACAATCATCTGTGTCCCCAACTGCACGTGGCGCAACTACAAGACCGAGGTCCACCTGCAGCCCCGCAACAAGCCCCGACGTTTCACCAGCACCACCATTGTCTACCCAAAGCATGCCAAGACTGTGTACACCACCACGCTGGATTACAACTGTCGGAAGACCGTGCGGAGGTTCCTCTCCAGCGTAGAGCTGGAAACTTCAGAGTGCCTTGGGAATGACTGTGTCCTGGATGGTTGCTGAGTGGCTGTCTCTCTTGCTCTGGTCCATCCCAGTCCCACCTAACGTACTGTGCTAACTCCACTAGCTAAAGTGGGTACAGACCCTCTTTCTCAGCTCTTAATTCCTGCTTTAAGCATCAGAATGGCCTGAACGCAGTTTTTCTGTGGGAACATAACTTAGTAAGGAA is from Apus apus isolate bApuApu2 chromosome 18, bApuApu2.pri.cur, whole genome shotgun sequence and encodes:
- the RFLNB gene encoding refilin-B, which translates into the protein MVGRLSLREVPDLPDMRKRGDTGLDSPDSGLPPSPGPTPPPWLLSSGSPDRAAANGLPESDPPSAANSVFSPSPVLPSCPPRLCPLSFGEGVEFDPLPPKEIRYTSSVKYDSEKHFIDDVYMPVGLSVSSCSQTIICVPNCTWRNYKTEVHLQPRNKPRRFTSTTIVYPKHAKTVYTTTLDYNCRKTVRRFLSSVELETSECLGNDCVLDGC